One genomic region from Streptomyces sp. NBC_00457 encodes:
- a CDS encoding NAD(P)/FAD-dependent oxidoreductase produces MKERARILVVGGGYVGMYTALRLQRKLKRELSQGDAEITVVTPDPYMTYQPFLPEAAAGNISPRHVVVPLRRVLDQCHVIIGEATAIDHAKRTATLTTLATEEEGTGPQQLSYDELVLAPGSISRTLPIPGLADHGIGFKTVEEAIGLRNHVIEQMDIASSTRDPAIRDAALTFVFVGGGYAGVEALGELEDMARYAARYYHNIKPEDMKWILVEASDRILPEVGEEMGRYTVTQLRRRNIQVLLRTRLDSCEGRIAVLSDGQRFPTRTVVWTAGVKPHPILAATDLPLNGRGRLKATAELTIEGTTHAWAAGDAAAVPDATADEPGKECAPNAQHALRQAKVLGDNIAHSLRGEPLETYAHKYAGSVASLGLHKGVAHVYGRKLKGYPAWFMHRVYHLSRVPTVNRKARVLAEWTLSGLFKREIVSLGSLEHPRAEFELAAGGKSSGKPSDDPKGST; encoded by the coding sequence GTGAAGGAACGTGCGCGCATTCTCGTTGTCGGCGGCGGCTACGTCGGGATGTACACCGCCCTGCGCCTCCAACGGAAGCTGAAACGGGAACTGAGTCAGGGCGACGCCGAGATCACCGTCGTCACCCCCGACCCGTACATGACGTACCAGCCGTTCCTCCCGGAAGCCGCGGCCGGGAACATCTCCCCCCGCCATGTCGTCGTACCGCTGCGCCGCGTCCTCGACCAGTGCCACGTCATCATCGGCGAGGCCACGGCCATCGACCACGCCAAACGCACCGCGACGCTCACCACCCTCGCCACCGAGGAGGAGGGCACGGGCCCGCAGCAGCTGTCGTACGACGAACTGGTCCTCGCACCCGGCTCGATCTCGCGCACACTCCCCATCCCCGGCCTCGCCGACCACGGCATCGGCTTCAAGACCGTCGAGGAAGCCATCGGCCTGCGCAACCACGTCATCGAGCAGATGGACATCGCCTCCTCCACCCGCGACCCCGCGATCCGCGACGCGGCCCTCACCTTCGTCTTCGTAGGGGGCGGATACGCCGGAGTCGAGGCGCTCGGCGAACTCGAGGACATGGCCCGCTACGCCGCGCGCTACTACCACAACATCAAGCCCGAGGACATGAAGTGGATCCTCGTCGAGGCCTCGGACCGCATCCTGCCCGAGGTCGGCGAGGAGATGGGCCGCTACACCGTCACCCAGCTGCGCCGCCGCAACATCCAGGTGCTCCTGCGGACCCGCCTCGACTCCTGCGAGGGCCGGATCGCCGTACTCAGCGACGGACAGCGCTTCCCGACGCGTACGGTCGTCTGGACGGCCGGCGTCAAACCCCACCCGATCCTCGCCGCCACCGACCTCCCCCTCAACGGCCGCGGACGGCTGAAAGCCACCGCCGAGCTGACGATCGAGGGCACCACGCACGCGTGGGCAGCGGGAGACGCGGCCGCGGTCCCCGACGCCACCGCCGACGAACCCGGCAAGGAGTGCGCCCCCAACGCCCAGCACGCCCTGCGCCAGGCCAAGGTTCTCGGGGACAACATCGCCCATTCACTGCGTGGCGAGCCGCTGGAGACCTACGCGCACAAATATGCAGGCTCGGTCGCCTCCCTGGGACTCCACAAAGGCGTCGCACACGTCTACGGACGCAAGCTGAAGGGCTACCCTGCCTGGTTCATGCACCGCGTCTACCACCTCAGCAGGGTCCCGACCGTCAACCGCAAGGCCCGCGTACTGGCCGAGTGGACACTGTCGGGGCTCTTCAAGCGGGAGATCGTCTCCCTCGGATCGCTCGAACATCCCCGAGCGGAGTTCGAACTCGCGGCCGGTGGAAAGTCATCAGGTAAGCCCTCGGACGACCCGAAGGGGTCGACCTGA
- a CDS encoding MFS transporter encodes MTRAMGAAMRRIHVGNALSAFGLGFTVPYLYVYVAQVRGLGAMTAGLVLAVFAVAALVVLPFAGRAIVRRGPLPVLLAALITAAVGALSLGLAGNATAVLLSAAGLGAGQAVMQPALATMIVDCSSAETRSRAFATQFFLQNLGLGVGGLIGGHLVDATRVSSFTLLFSIEAAMFLLLVVVMVTVRMPHSPQIGKAPAGSAKGSWKQLLSNRAMVQLCVLGFVLFFACYGQFESGLSAYGVEAAGISTSALGTALAANTGMIVVAQFLVLRFVERQRRSRVIAAVGLIWAVAWIAAGYAGLGHGSQAMATAAFISTYALFGLGEAMLSPTVAPLVADLAPSGLAGQYNSAFALVKQLALAVGPAVGGPMGASLHAPYIVTFLLFSLGIIYLAVRLGRQLTDVQDQPSLRKSRVVAQGGGTPVESITA; translated from the coding sequence GTGACCAGGGCGATGGGCGCAGCGATGCGCCGGATCCACGTGGGCAACGCACTCAGCGCGTTCGGGCTCGGTTTCACCGTCCCCTACCTGTACGTCTATGTGGCGCAGGTGCGGGGGCTGGGGGCGATGACGGCGGGTCTCGTACTCGCCGTGTTCGCCGTGGCCGCGCTGGTCGTGCTGCCGTTCGCCGGGCGGGCCATCGTCCGGCGGGGTCCGCTGCCGGTGCTGCTCGCCGCCCTGATCACCGCCGCGGTCGGTGCGCTGAGCCTTGGGCTCGCCGGCAATGCCACCGCTGTCTTGCTGTCGGCGGCCGGTCTCGGGGCGGGGCAGGCCGTGATGCAGCCGGCGCTCGCGACGATGATCGTGGACTGCTCGTCTGCCGAGACCCGGTCGCGGGCGTTCGCCACGCAGTTCTTTCTGCAGAACCTGGGGCTGGGTGTCGGTGGCCTCATCGGCGGTCATCTCGTCGATGCCACCCGCGTCAGCTCCTTCACTCTGCTGTTCTCGATCGAAGCGGCGATGTTCCTGCTGCTGGTCGTCGTGATGGTGACCGTGCGGATGCCGCATTCGCCGCAGATCGGCAAGGCGCCTGCCGGGTCGGCCAAGGGCAGCTGGAAGCAGTTGCTGTCCAACCGGGCCATGGTGCAGTTGTGCGTGCTGGGCTTTGTGCTGTTCTTCGCGTGCTACGGGCAGTTCGAGTCGGGGCTCAGTGCATACGGGGTCGAGGCGGCCGGTATCTCGACGTCCGCGCTCGGGACCGCGCTGGCCGCGAACACCGGGATGATCGTCGTGGCGCAGTTCCTCGTTCTGAGGTTCGTGGAGCGGCAGAGGCGGTCTCGGGTGATCGCCGCGGTGGGGCTCATCTGGGCCGTGGCCTGGATCGCGGCCGGGTACGCGGGGCTGGGACATGGCAGTCAGGCCATGGCGACGGCCGCGTTCATCTCGACGTACGCGCTGTTCGGGCTGGGTGAGGCGATGTTGTCGCCGACGGTCGCGCCGCTGGTGGCCGATCTTGCGCCGAGTGGGCTGGCCGGGCAGTACAACTCCGCGTTCGCCCTGGTCAAGCAGTTGGCGCTGGCGGTCGGGCCCGCGGTGGGCGGGCCGATGGGGGCGTCGCTGCATGCGCCGTACATCGTGACGTTCCTGCTGTTCTCGCTCGGGATCATCTACCTCGCGGTGCGGTTGGGGCGGCAGCTGACGGACGTACAGGATCAGCCGTCGCTGAGGAAGAGCCGGGTGGTTGCCCAGGGCGGTGGGACGCCAGTGGAGTCCATCACCGCCTAG
- a CDS encoding GNAT family N-acetyltransferase: MNYKVRSIRADEWPAVKALRLLSLQDPVAHLAFLETYEQAVAHADSFWQDRAASSAEGASGAQQIIAEGPDGEWVGTLTVLIEEAGVMDWAGFPVERRQGHVVAVFVRADHRGIGLTEVLFDAGLEWAWAQGAERVRLIVHEDNERAQRLYRKVGFVPTGVTVPLGPNEERELEFAIERD; this comes from the coding sequence ATGAACTACAAGGTCCGTTCCATACGTGCCGACGAATGGCCCGCGGTGAAGGCCCTGCGGCTTCTCTCCCTGCAGGATCCCGTTGCGCATCTCGCCTTCCTGGAGACCTACGAGCAAGCCGTGGCGCATGCCGACTCCTTCTGGCAGGACCGGGCCGCGTCGAGCGCCGAGGGAGCGTCGGGTGCGCAGCAGATCATTGCTGAGGGGCCGGACGGGGAGTGGGTGGGGACGCTGACCGTGCTGATCGAGGAGGCCGGGGTGATGGACTGGGCCGGGTTTCCCGTCGAGCGCAGGCAGGGGCATGTGGTCGCGGTGTTCGTGCGGGCTGACCACCGTGGCATCGGGCTGACCGAGGTGCTCTTCGACGCCGGCCTGGAGTGGGCGTGGGCGCAGGGTGCCGAGCGGGTGCGGCTCATTGTGCATGAGGACAATGAGCGGGCTCAGCGGCTGTACCGGAAGGTGGGGTTCGTCCCGACCGGAGTGACTGTGCCGCTGGGGCCCAACGAAGAGCGCGAGTTGGAGTTCGCGATCGAGCGCGATTGA
- a CDS encoding ATP-binding protein, translated as MRDPLSALTDAFTSFLFGKVETTRLPVRTSTGQAQAVYLPTAAPGLGDSGVIIGREVYSGKGYIYDPFQLYGQQLPAPHWLVLGESGNGKSALEKTYVLRQLRFRDRQVVVLDAQGEDGVGEWNLIAQELGITPIRLDPMAALDMGIRLNPLDPAITTTGQLALLRTIIEVAMGHGLDERSGFALKVAHAYVNETIVERQPVLTDIVDQLRHPEPESAEAMNVDIDDVRAWGLDVALVLDRLVDGDLRGMFDGPTTVGIDLDAPLIVFDLSHIDRNSIAMPILMAIVGVWLEHTWIRPDRKKRIFLVEEAWHIIASPFVAQLFQRLLKFGRRLGLSFVAVVHHLSDVVDGAAAKEAAAILKMASTRTIYAQKADEARATGRVLGLPRWAVEIIPTLTPGIAVWDVNGNVQVVKHLVTETERPLVFTDRAMTESSTDLTDDALHAAELEAEERAAAFVEQHLGDLDGSSESTVA; from the coding sequence ATGCGGGATCCGCTGTCCGCCCTCACCGACGCCTTCACGTCCTTCCTCTTCGGCAAGGTCGAGACGACCCGCCTCCCGGTGCGCACCTCCACGGGCCAGGCCCAGGCCGTCTACCTCCCCACCGCCGCCCCCGGCCTCGGCGACTCCGGCGTGATCATCGGCCGCGAGGTCTACTCCGGCAAGGGCTACATCTACGACCCCTTCCAGCTCTACGGCCAGCAGCTCCCCGCCCCCCACTGGCTGGTCCTCGGCGAATCCGGCAACGGCAAGTCGGCCCTGGAGAAGACCTACGTCCTACGACAACTGCGCTTCCGCGACCGCCAGGTCGTCGTCCTCGACGCCCAGGGCGAGGACGGCGTCGGCGAATGGAACCTGATCGCGCAGGAGCTGGGGATAACTCCCATCCGGCTGGACCCGATGGCGGCCCTGGACATGGGTATCCGGCTCAACCCGCTCGACCCGGCGATCACGACGACGGGCCAGCTGGCGCTCCTGCGCACGATCATCGAAGTGGCGATGGGCCACGGCCTGGACGAACGCTCCGGCTTCGCCCTCAAGGTCGCCCACGCCTACGTCAACGAGACCATCGTCGAACGCCAGCCCGTCCTCACCGACATCGTCGACCAGCTACGACACCCCGAGCCGGAGTCGGCCGAGGCGATGAACGTCGACATAGACGACGTACGGGCGTGGGGCCTGGACGTGGCGCTGGTGCTGGACCGCCTCGTCGACGGTGACCTGCGCGGCATGTTCGACGGCCCGACGACGGTCGGCATCGACCTGGACGCCCCGCTCATCGTCTTCGACCTGTCCCACATCGACCGCAACTCCATCGCCATGCCGATCCTCATGGCGATCGTCGGCGTCTGGCTGGAACACACCTGGATCCGCCCCGACCGGAAGAAGCGCATCTTCCTGGTCGAGGAGGCCTGGCACATCATCGCCAGCCCCTTCGTGGCCCAGCTCTTCCAGCGCCTGCTGAAGTTCGGCCGACGGCTCGGCCTGTCCTTCGTGGCCGTGGTCCACCACCTCTCCGACGTGGTGGACGGGGCGGCGGCGAAGGAGGCTGCGGCGATCCTGAAGATGGCGTCGACGCGGACGATCTATGCCCAGAAGGCGGACGAGGCGAGGGCGACAGGCCGGGTGCTCGGTCTGCCGAGGTGGGCCGTCGAGATCATCCCGACGCTCACTCCAGGCATCGCGGTGTGGGACGTCAACGGCAATGTCCAGGTCGTCAAACACCTGGTCACCGAGACGGAACGGCCTCTCGTCTTCACCGACCGCGCGATGACCGAGTCCTCCACCGACCTCACGGACGACGCCCTGCACGCCGCCGAGCTGGAGGCGGAGGAACGGGCGGCGGCCTTCGTGGAACAACACCTGGGTGACCTGGACGGCTCTTCGGAGTCGACGGTGGCGTAA
- a CDS encoding TraM recognition domain-containing protein, producing the protein MRHDDRNRRQDTQGGIPDGLLIGILAFLLGMTLLIWSAAGLAGVLSHGAWPEAVTFTRTPLAMRHLIAHPHDITGAWPDTPAAQLSGYGLFWGLFIGQLMILVVLTVFVMGTVARWRVVRANRRVERTAPVPEPVVQEVPMPRTEPEPKSLPEPAVTPRETVPPVEPAPFPANGEQVGGWEKIVIAAREARQTTATQAVRDATGPTLVVTSNPSVWQDTKDPRAKLGPVLLYDPTHLCDTPARLHWSPTAGCEDKATAVARAAALLSPVRPTAKIDQAVADTAETLLRSYLHAAAIDGRTIRHVHRWSQGMQVQDAVRTLRTNPKAAPGAAGELEATLTAHPERRDIAQELTTRALAALSTINVRETCTPNRSDALALDSFVDEGGTLYVVGESIEDPRTSPGTMPFLTALVSSVVERGRRMAERSSSGRLDPPLTLVLDDVAAVAPLPQLPELLATGADRGLPTLALLRSREQARTRWPHDELPV; encoded by the coding sequence ATGAGACACGACGACCGCAACCGCCGCCAGGACACCCAGGGCGGCATCCCCGACGGCCTGCTGATCGGCATACTCGCGTTCCTCCTCGGCATGACCCTGCTGATCTGGTCGGCGGCGGGCCTGGCCGGTGTGCTCTCGCACGGCGCCTGGCCGGAAGCGGTCACCTTCACCCGCACCCCTCTCGCCATGCGCCACCTCATCGCCCATCCCCACGACATCACCGGCGCCTGGCCCGACACCCCCGCCGCCCAACTCTCCGGCTACGGCCTCTTCTGGGGCCTGTTCATCGGCCAGCTGATGATCCTGGTCGTCCTCACGGTGTTCGTGATGGGCACGGTGGCGAGATGGCGCGTGGTCCGGGCAAACAGACGAGTGGAACGGACGGCACCGGTGCCGGAACCCGTGGTTCAGGAGGTCCCGATGCCGCGCACGGAGCCCGAGCCGAAGTCGCTGCCCGAGCCGGCGGTCACGCCGCGGGAAACGGTGCCACCGGTGGAACCGGCCCCCTTCCCGGCCAACGGTGAACAGGTGGGCGGATGGGAAAAGATCGTCATCGCCGCCAGGGAAGCCCGCCAGACCACCGCAACCCAAGCCGTACGAGACGCGACAGGCCCCACCCTGGTCGTCACGTCCAACCCCTCCGTCTGGCAGGACACAAAAGACCCCCGAGCCAAGCTCGGCCCCGTCCTCCTCTACGACCCCACACACCTCTGCGACACCCCGGCCCGCCTCCACTGGTCACCCACGGCCGGCTGCGAAGACAAGGCGACGGCGGTCGCGAGAGCCGCGGCCCTGCTCAGCCCGGTCCGGCCGACCGCGAAGATCGACCAGGCCGTGGCCGACACCGCCGAAACGCTCCTGCGAAGTTACCTGCACGCCGCCGCCATCGACGGCCGCACCATCCGCCACGTCCACCGCTGGTCACAGGGCATGCAGGTCCAGGACGCCGTACGAACCCTCCGTACGAACCCGAAGGCGGCCCCCGGAGCCGCCGGCGAACTGGAGGCAACCCTCACGGCACATCCCGAACGCAGGGACATCGCCCAGGAGTTGACCACCAGAGCCCTCGCCGCCCTCTCCACGATCAACGTGCGAGAGACCTGCACACCCAACCGAAGTGACGCTCTCGCCCTGGATTCCTTCGTCGACGAAGGGGGCACGCTTTATGTGGTGGGTGAATCCATCGAGGACCCCAGGACCAGTCCCGGCACGATGCCCTTCCTGACGGCCCTCGTCTCCAGCGTGGTCGAGCGCGGCCGGCGCATGGCCGAACGGTCATCCTCCGGTCGCCTCGACCCACCACTGACGCTCGTCCTGGACGACGTCGCCGCCGTGGCTCCGCTCCCCCAGCTCCCGGAGCTGCTGGCCACCGGAGCGGACCGGGGCCTGCCCACCCTGGCCCTGCTCCGCTCCCGGGAACAGGCCCGCACCCGCTGGCCGCACGACGAACTCCCGGTCTGA
- a CDS encoding MarR family winged helix-turn-helix transcriptional regulator, whose protein sequence is MAETPGVTEPTLEEQIAAYQREFQDLDPQVEKIVSALSRLNRRMNVAYSRQTSALGISNAEWEVLKALVLSGAPYRMGPGDLAKRLGLTPAAMTHRIDRMVTEGLVTRERDESNRVRVIVELTAEGRQKWLEAMRLATVFEEDLLQDLSPEERTALGEVLTRLLRRVEHAQPDAGGRLTDLD, encoded by the coding sequence ATGGCCGAGACCCCCGGCGTCACCGAGCCGACGCTCGAAGAACAGATCGCCGCCTACCAGCGCGAGTTCCAGGACCTCGACCCCCAGGTCGAGAAGATCGTCTCGGCCCTCTCCCGCCTGAACCGCCGTATGAACGTGGCCTACAGCCGCCAGACCTCCGCCCTCGGCATCAGCAACGCCGAGTGGGAGGTCCTCAAGGCCCTCGTCCTCTCCGGCGCCCCCTACCGCATGGGCCCCGGCGACCTCGCCAAGCGACTAGGCCTCACCCCGGCCGCGATGACCCACCGGATCGACCGCATGGTCACCGAGGGTCTGGTCACCCGCGAGCGCGACGAGTCCAACCGCGTCCGCGTCATCGTGGAGCTGACCGCCGAGGGCCGCCAGAAGTGGCTGGAGGCGATGCGCCTCGCGACGGTCTTCGAGGAGGACCTCCTCCAGGACCTGTCCCCGGAGGAGCGCACGGCCCTCGGCGAGGTCCTCACCCGCCTTCTGCGCAGGGTGGAGCATGCCCAGCCCGACGCCGGCGGCCGTCTCACGGACCTCGACTAA
- a CDS encoding ATP-binding SpoIIE family protein phosphatase, whose product MNFTRWSARLPGTQRRAAARTDAVPPDRRGESSVPAARAEQLTDEALSVPAVDELPVREVLDRVPALVALVHGPDHRLAYVNDAYVTAFGPRPLGDPAHEALPELDELGLFPLLDQVLRSGKPRTVKSRKAPDGRSYTFACTPVTDTEDGGVLIFATDVTDHAEAAERLRASERRQRETAVTLQRSLLPQVLEQPDDLRVAATYQPGGTEAAVGGDWYDVITLGGGRTALVIGDVMGRGVRAAAVMGQLRTAVRAYARLDLPPHEILQLLDGLATEIDANQIATCVYAIHDPNEGRLVYASAGHLPILIRDENGQVVRADEPTGPPLGTGGWMHTSGTVALSPGSTAVLYTDGLVERRNEDLDEGIASLERALAGATGTPQVVCDRLVRTAGVTADHDDDVAVLVLQHPSRTGPDSDLFRNAALELLGGVEAAPRARAFASGVLTSWRFPPELHDLGVLATSELVANSLQHGIPPMRLRLRRTDRRLIIEVTDGDDHLPRRRRAEPGDESGRGIAIVATIASTWGSRRTPGGGKAVWCEFVLPKG is encoded by the coding sequence GTGAACTTCACGCGCTGGAGCGCCCGGCTCCCCGGAACGCAGCGCCGCGCCGCAGCGCGGACCGACGCGGTCCCCCCGGACCGGCGGGGCGAGAGCTCCGTGCCCGCCGCCCGCGCCGAGCAGCTCACCGACGAGGCGCTGTCCGTGCCCGCCGTCGACGAACTGCCGGTCCGCGAGGTCCTCGACCGCGTCCCGGCCCTCGTCGCCCTCGTCCATGGCCCCGACCACCGCCTCGCCTACGTCAACGACGCCTACGTGACGGCCTTCGGCCCCCGCCCCCTCGGCGACCCGGCCCACGAGGCCCTCCCGGAACTCGACGAACTCGGCCTGTTCCCGCTCCTCGACCAGGTCCTGCGCAGCGGCAAGCCACGCACGGTCAAGTCCCGCAAGGCCCCCGACGGCCGCTCCTACACCTTCGCCTGCACCCCGGTCACGGACACCGAGGACGGCGGCGTACTGATCTTCGCCACCGACGTCACCGACCACGCCGAAGCCGCCGAACGCCTCCGCGCCAGCGAACGCCGCCAACGCGAAACCGCGGTCACCCTCCAGCGCTCCCTCCTGCCCCAGGTCCTCGAACAGCCCGACGACCTGCGCGTCGCCGCGACCTACCAGCCGGGCGGCACGGAAGCCGCGGTGGGCGGCGACTGGTACGACGTGATCACCCTCGGCGGCGGCCGCACGGCCCTCGTCATCGGCGACGTCATGGGCAGAGGCGTGCGCGCGGCCGCGGTCATGGGCCAACTCCGCACGGCCGTCCGCGCGTACGCCCGCCTCGACCTCCCCCCGCACGAGATCCTCCAGCTCCTCGACGGCCTCGCCACCGAGATCGACGCCAACCAGATCGCCACCTGCGTGTACGCCATCCACGATCCGAACGAGGGACGGCTGGTGTACGCCTCGGCCGGCCACCTGCCGATCCTCATCCGCGACGAGAACGGCCAGGTCGTCCGGGCGGACGAGCCCACGGGACCGCCCCTGGGGACCGGCGGCTGGATGCACACGTCGGGCACGGTCGCCCTCAGCCCGGGCTCGACGGCCGTCCTCTACACGGACGGCCTGGTGGAACGACGCAACGAAGACCTCGACGAGGGCATCGCCAGCCTGGAGCGAGCCCTGGCCGGCGCGACCGGCACACCCCAGGTCGTCTGCGACCGCCTGGTCCGCACGGCAGGCGTCACCGCCGACCACGACGACGACGTCGCGGTCCTGGTCCTCCAGCACCCGTCCCGCACGGGCCCCGACAGCGACCTCTTCCGCAACGCCGCCCTGGAACTCCTGGGCGGCGTAGAAGCGGCCCCACGCGCGCGTGCCTTCGCCTCCGGAGTCCTGACCAGCTGGCGCTTCCCGCCCGAACTCCACGACCTGGGCGTCCTGGCGACCAGCGAACTGGTCGCCAACTCCCTCCAGCACGGCATCCCACCCATGCGGTTGAGGCTCCGCCGTACTGATCGGCGGCTGATCATCGAGGTCACGGATGGAGACGACCATCTGCCCAGGCGTCGCCGCGCGGAACCCGGCGACGAGTCCGGCCGGGGTATCGCCATCGTGGCGACGATTGCCTCGACCTGGGGTTCGCGTCGGACGCCTGGGGGCGGGAAGGCGGTCTGGTGCGAGTTCGTACTGCCCAAGGGATAG
- a CDS encoding SCO6880 family protein, with protein sequence MTTDSHTAHLSHPVTPRRTYLIGRARPNAIIGRNRETGEIALIIAGAFLGMMCGLLVPVLSLRIVLLMGFPLLALAAVYVPFKRRTFYKWYEINRSYKRTLKQGTVYRSGVIEAGIQLDGREIEVGPPPGIGRITWLAAPFGPDEIAVLLHADRKTVTAAIEIEGPGVGLRDSEDQEALVDRFGTLLKHVANGDGFVTRLQMLARTLPADPDAHAKDVAVRGDDRAPGWLAQSYDQLQSMVSTSSEQHRAYLVACMHYSRELAAEANAMARAARPHGGKADRDAGLAVVMARELTDICSRLQEADIRVRQPLGQGRLASLIHSMYDPDHPIDHIQAMTKRNAWPAELDAMEPTYLQAKTRESSTRAPWCHATAWVKEWPMTPVGVNFLAPLLVHTPDVIRTVAVTMDLEPTEVAIERMLTEKTNDEAEASRQAKMNRTVDPRDIASHNRLDQRGEDLASGAAGVNLVGYITVSSRNPEALARDKRTIRASAGKSYLKIEWCDREHHRAFVNTLPFATGIRR encoded by the coding sequence TTGACGACTGATTCCCACACGGCCCATTTGTCCCATCCGGTCACGCCCCGCCGTACATATCTGATCGGCCGCGCCCGGCCGAACGCGATCATCGGCCGGAATCGTGAGACCGGTGAGATCGCGCTGATCATCGCGGGCGCGTTCCTCGGCATGATGTGCGGCCTCCTCGTCCCCGTCCTGTCCCTGCGCATCGTGCTGCTGATGGGCTTCCCGCTGCTCGCGCTGGCCGCGGTCTACGTGCCGTTCAAGCGCCGGACGTTCTACAAGTGGTACGAGATCAACCGCTCCTACAAGCGCACCCTCAAGCAGGGCACCGTCTACCGCTCCGGCGTCATCGAGGCCGGCATCCAGCTCGACGGCCGTGAGATCGAGGTGGGCCCGCCGCCGGGCATCGGCCGTATCACCTGGCTGGCCGCTCCGTTCGGCCCCGACGAGATCGCCGTACTGCTGCACGCGGACCGCAAGACCGTCACCGCCGCCATCGAGATCGAGGGCCCCGGCGTCGGCCTGCGCGACAGCGAGGACCAGGAAGCCCTCGTCGACCGCTTCGGCACCCTGCTGAAGCACGTGGCGAACGGCGACGGATTCGTCACCCGGCTGCAGATGCTCGCCCGCACCCTCCCGGCCGACCCGGACGCGCACGCCAAGGACGTCGCCGTACGCGGCGACGACCGCGCACCGGGCTGGCTGGCACAGTCGTACGACCAGCTCCAGTCGATGGTGTCGACGAGCAGCGAGCAGCACCGCGCCTACCTCGTCGCCTGTATGCACTACTCCCGCGAACTCGCCGCCGAGGCGAACGCCATGGCCCGCGCGGCCCGCCCGCACGGCGGCAAGGCGGACCGGGACGCGGGCCTCGCGGTCGTCATGGCCCGCGAGCTGACCGACATCTGCTCCCGGCTCCAGGAAGCCGACATCCGCGTACGACAGCCGCTGGGCCAGGGCCGTCTCGCCTCGCTCATCCACTCCATGTACGACCCGGACCACCCCATCGACCACATCCAGGCGATGACGAAGCGCAACGCCTGGCCGGCCGAGCTGGACGCCATGGAGCCGACGTACCTCCAGGCGAAGACCCGCGAGTCCTCCACCCGCGCGCCCTGGTGCCACGCCACGGCCTGGGTGAAGGAGTGGCCGATGACCCCGGTTGGCGTCAACTTCCTCGCCCCGCTCCTCGTCCACACCCCGGACGTCATCCGAACGGTCGCCGTGACGATGGACCTCGAGCCCACCGAGGTAGCCATTGAACGCATGCTGACCGAAAAGACGAACGACGAGGCCGAGGCATCCCGCCAGGCCAAGATGAACCGCACCGTCGACCCGCGCGACATCGCCTCCCACAACCGTCTCGACCAACGGGGAGAGGACCTCGCGAGCGGCGCGGCCGGGGTCAACCTGGTCGGCTACATCACCGTCTCCTCCCGCAATCCGGAAGCCCTGGCGCGCGACAAGCGGACCATAAGGGCCTCGGCCGGGAAGTCGTACCTGAAGATCGAGTGGTGCGACCGCGAGCACCACCGCGCCTTCGTCAACACACTGCCCTTCGCCACCGGCATCCGGAGGTAG
- a CDS encoding TetR/AcrR family transcriptional regulator, which yields MSPMPAATRPYHHGDLRSALLATAERTLRERGVAELSLRELAREIGVSHAAPGRHFKDKQALLNALALSGYERLAQALSTADDPELPLESRLTGLARAYLQFSIDNAALLELMYARKHEPDAAEQMAAGVDRTIGALARVLADAQQRGEIIEADPEHLTLFTGAALHGLASMTAACMLTPEAALDGVDELVHHMLHGLKPR from the coding sequence ATGAGCCCCATGCCCGCAGCCACCCGCCCTTACCACCACGGAGACCTCCGCTCCGCCCTGCTCGCCACCGCCGAGCGCACGCTGCGGGAGAGGGGCGTCGCCGAGCTGTCCCTGCGCGAACTGGCCCGCGAGATCGGCGTCAGCCACGCCGCCCCCGGCCGGCACTTCAAGGACAAGCAGGCCCTGCTCAACGCCCTCGCACTCAGCGGATACGAGCGGCTCGCCCAGGCCCTGAGCACCGCCGACGACCCCGAGCTGCCGCTCGAGTCCCGGCTCACCGGGCTCGCCCGCGCCTATCTCCAGTTCTCCATCGACAACGCCGCCCTGCTGGAGCTGATGTACGCCCGCAAGCACGAACCGGACGCCGCCGAGCAGATGGCCGCCGGCGTCGACCGCACGATCGGTGCACTGGCCCGCGTCCTCGCCGACGCCCAGCAGCGCGGCGAGATCATCGAGGCGGACCCCGAGCACCTCACGCTCTTCACCGGCGCCGCACTCCACGGACTCGCCTCCATGACGGCCGCCTGCATGCTCACCCCGGAGGCCGCCCTCGACGGCGTCGACGAGCTGGTCCACCACATGCTGCACGGCCTCAAGCCACGCTGA